From the genome of Ectobacillus sp. JY-23, one region includes:
- a CDS encoding cytochrome d ubiquinol oxidase subunit II gives MNEQSIAILILWAVIFAYSILGSIDFGAGFWAMVYANHKSLASKIANRYLSPTWELTNTVLVFVVVAFIGFFPKAAYTLATIMFAPVTLILVLIAVRSTFMVFAYSLPRYEKMLRIISGITGLLIPALLITVLPVTEGGYVDFSGDTESLLYGKLFSSPAVYFYMLFGLTSELFLSALFLADFSREQGSEETYQVYRRSAIFLGPATLVTAIIALVATDVDASWFLDNLMKQIPFFAVSLIFFVVGYTSLWWTNRAHNSLGWPRIAVLAVIAQYAFASYGYGAAHLPYLVYPDVTVDTSFTTKETFYTLLVLYAIGIAVLLPGFIFFWNLFLKDRTFIKGK, from the coding sequence CCGTGATTTTTGCGTATAGCATTCTCGGCTCCATTGATTTTGGAGCTGGTTTTTGGGCGATGGTGTATGCCAACCACAAATCACTGGCCAGTAAAATTGCCAATCGTTATTTATCGCCAACATGGGAGTTAACCAACACAGTTCTTGTATTTGTGGTTGTTGCATTTATTGGCTTCTTTCCAAAGGCTGCTTATACATTAGCTACAATCATGTTTGCGCCCGTTACACTGATACTTGTTTTAATCGCCGTTCGCAGTACTTTTATGGTATTTGCTTATTCATTGCCTCGTTACGAAAAAATGCTGCGTATTATCTCAGGCATTACCGGCCTGTTAATTCCGGCCTTGCTCATTACTGTTTTGCCGGTTACAGAAGGCGGATACGTTGATTTTTCTGGCGATACAGAATCTCTTTTGTACGGCAAACTGTTCAGTAGCCCTGCCGTTTACTTTTACATGCTGTTTGGTTTAACATCAGAGCTCTTTTTGTCCGCGTTGTTTCTAGCAGACTTTTCAAGGGAACAAGGTTCAGAAGAAACCTACCAAGTGTACCGTCGCAGTGCTATTTTTCTTGGTCCTGCCACACTTGTGACCGCGATTATCGCATTGGTAGCTACCGATGTAGACGCCAGTTGGTTTTTAGATAACTTAATGAAGCAAATTCCGTTTTTTGCGGTATCTCTTATTTTCTTTGTGGTCGGTTATACATCGCTCTGGTGGACGAACCGTGCCCACAATTCGCTCGGTTGGCCGCGCATCGCCGTTCTAGCTGTTATCGCACAATATGCCTTTGCCAGTTACGGCTACGGTGCCGCCCATCTACCGTACCTTGTCTACCCTGATGTAACGGTTGATACGAGCTTTACTACAAAAGAAACCTTTTATACGTTACTTGTCTTATACGCGATTGGCATTGCTGTCCTCCTTCCAGGGTTCATTTTCTTCTGGAACCTGTTCTTGAAAGACCGCACCTTCATTAAAGGCAAATAA
- a CDS encoding lactate permease LctP family transporter — protein sequence MQTWIQMYDPLGNIWLSAAVALIPIIFFFLALAVFRMKGYLAGLITVLLTLVIALAVYKMPATMAIMATIYGFGYGLWPIAWIIITSVFLYKISIQTGQFDIIRASVLSITNDHRLLMILIGFSFGAFLEGAAGFGAPVAITAALLAGLGLNPLYAAGLCLIANTAPVAFGAMGIPITVAGQVTGIDPHKIGQMAGHQLPFLSMFVPFFIVFLMDGLKGVRQTWPALLVAGGSFAVSQFLTATYLGPELPDITSALVSLVSLALFLKVWQPKEIYRTNNSHAEMAATVTGTHELTLGKVVKAWSPFIVLTIMVVIWSQKAFKAMFAPGGAWESLVFKFHVAGLDNLVSKDTPIVKQPTPYEAIYKLDIVSATGTAILLAALVSIVLLRMSPKAAVATFGETLKELAFPIVSIGLVLGFAFIANYSGLSSTLALALSETGHWFPFFSPFLGWMGVFLTGSDTSANALFANLQYITAQQVGVSEVLMVAANTTGGVTGKMISPQSIAIACAAVGLVGKESDLFRFTVKHSLFFVTIVGIMTYVQAYYLTWMIP from the coding sequence ATGCAAACTTGGATACAAATGTATGACCCGCTCGGCAATATCTGGCTTTCGGCAGCAGTTGCACTTATTCCCATCATATTTTTCTTTTTAGCTTTAGCTGTTTTTAGAATGAAAGGCTATCTTGCTGGGCTCATTACAGTACTGCTGACGCTCGTGATTGCGCTTGCGGTATACAAAATGCCCGCAACAATGGCGATAATGGCGACGATTTACGGCTTTGGCTACGGCTTATGGCCGATTGCCTGGATTATTATTACCTCAGTATTTTTGTATAAAATTTCAATTCAGACCGGGCAGTTTGATATTATTCGCGCATCTGTTCTTTCTATAACAAATGATCATCGTTTGCTGATGATTTTAATTGGTTTTTCCTTTGGTGCTTTTTTAGAAGGTGCGGCAGGTTTTGGTGCACCTGTTGCCATTACAGCAGCCCTTTTGGCAGGTCTTGGTTTGAATCCTCTTTATGCAGCGGGTCTTTGTTTAATTGCTAATACTGCGCCGGTTGCCTTCGGTGCGATGGGGATTCCGATTACAGTTGCCGGACAGGTAACAGGCATTGACCCTCACAAGATTGGTCAAATGGCAGGACATCAGCTACCATTTCTATCTATGTTTGTACCATTCTTTATTGTTTTCTTAATGGATGGATTAAAGGGTGTAAGACAAACATGGCCAGCCCTCTTGGTGGCAGGTGGCTCTTTTGCTGTTTCACAGTTCTTAACAGCCACATATCTCGGCCCTGAGCTTCCAGATATTACATCTGCTTTAGTCAGCCTCGTGAGCTTAGCGTTGTTTTTAAAAGTATGGCAGCCTAAGGAGATTTATCGTACGAACAACAGTCATGCGGAGATGGCAGCAACAGTTACCGGCACGCATGAATTAACACTTGGTAAAGTCGTGAAAGCTTGGTCACCGTTTATTGTGTTGACTATCATGGTTGTCATCTGGAGTCAAAAAGCGTTTAAAGCAATGTTTGCGCCGGGTGGTGCATGGGAGAGCCTGGTCTTTAAGTTTCATGTGGCCGGTCTTGATAATCTCGTTTCAAAGGATACACCGATTGTGAAGCAACCCACACCTTATGAGGCTATTTATAAGCTGGATATTGTATCCGCGACAGGTACAGCTATTTTACTCGCGGCGCTGGTTTCCATAGTCTTGCTGCGCATGAGTCCGAAGGCAGCAGTAGCAACTTTTGGCGAAACGTTGAAGGAACTGGCTTTTCCGATTGTATCAATTGGTTTGGTGCTTGGCTTTGCATTTATTGCGAACTACTCTGGTTTATCTTCTACACTTGCATTAGCGTTATCAGAAACAGGACACTGGTTTCCGTTCTTCTCCCCGTTCCTTGGCTGGATGGGTGTATTTTTGACAGGCTCTGATACATCGGCGAATGCGTTGTTTGCTAACTTGCAATATATTACAGCACAGCAGGTTGGGGTATCCGAAGTATTGATGGTCGCAGCCAATACCACAGGCGGTGTGACGGGAAAAATGATATCACCGCAGTCTATTGCCATTGCATGTGCGGCTGTTGGATTGGTTGGCAAAGAGTCTGATCTCTTCCGCTTTACAGTGAAGCATAGCTTGTTCTTTGTTACTATCGTTGGGATTATGACATATGTTCAAGCATATTATTTAACATGGATGATTCCATAA